A genomic region of Aspergillus oryzae RIB40 DNA, chromosome 1 contains the following coding sequences:
- a CDS encoding CENP-X/MHF2 family protein (predicted protein), whose translation MPPERQPAQKRRQLPFKPPSRQSSVTAGPSTSASAKPKPQTKSKIKVPAKKPTTNAKASSSKISRPSTSSTRTETEASESPAAASNSDSEASSGSSRSSSPSEEPDYILAEIIHADAEENDILSSEPAIPPKLLTKLVHHHFKGQKTKIAKDANEVVAKYVDVFVREALARAAFERAEGGKGVERGVGDGFLEIP comes from the exons ATGCCCCCAGAACGCCAACCCgcccaaaaaagaagacaacTTCCCTTCAAACCTCCCAGTCGACAATCCTCAGTCACAGCCGGCCCCTCAACATCCGCATCCGCGAAACCAAAACCCCAGACAAAATCCAAAATCAAAGTCCCCGCAAAAAAACCCACCACTAACGCAAaagcctcatcatccaagaTCTCTCGACCCTCTACAAGCTCTACCCGCACCGAGACCGAGGCCTCGGAATCCCCCGCCGCAGCCTCAAACTCGGATTCCGAAGCTAGCTCCGGCTCCAGTCGCTCGAGCTCTCCCTCTGAAGAGCCGGACTATATCCTTGCGGAGATCATTCATGCGGATGCTGAGGAGAATGATATTCTCTCGAGTGAGCCGGCTATTCCGCCGAAGTTGCTGACGAAGcttgttcatcatcatttTAAGGGTCAGAAGACTAAGATCGCGAAGGATGCTAATGAGGTTGTGGCGAAGTATGTGGATGTTTTTGTGAGGGAGGCGTTGGCGAGGGCTGCGTTTGAGAGGGCggagggggggaagggggTGGAGAGGGGGGTTGGGGATGGGTTTCTTGag ATACCATGA
- a CDS encoding uncharacterized protein (predicted protein), which yields MASKATQGSIKEIQGDLFDAPDGAALIHACNCIGSWGGGIAKAFKQKYPAAYNIYHSHCQKYKFSPEYLVTSDPPNQPNNAQSSTRNKEIQLPEGTALIIPPQEKDYKDKDKKHWIICLFTSRNYGKRVSPPDVIIRNTELAVADMVRQIHRLRAEESGIGELWSCRFNSGLFGVEWVLSKRVLEESGLDFVVVRPVDEDE from the exons atggcttccaagGCAACCCAAGGCAGCataaaagaaatccaagGCGATCTCTTCGACGCGCCAGACGGGGCAGCCTTGATTC ACGCATGTAACTGTATCGGATCCTGGGGTGGTGGGATAGCAAAAGCCTTCAAGCAGAAG TACCCAGCCGCATACAACATCTACCACTCCCATTGCCAAAAATACAAATTCAGCCCAGAGTACCTAGTAACTTCAGATCCACCAAACCAGCCAAACAATGCCCAATCATCtaccagaaacaaagaaattcAACTACCAGAAGGCACAGCTCTGATCATCCCGCCTCAGGAAAAAGACTACAAggacaaagacaagaaacacTGGATCATCTGCTTGTTCACGTCACGTAATTATGGGAAGAGGGTCAGTCCGCCTGATGTCATTATTCGGAATACTGAGCTTGCTGTCGCGGACATGGTGAGGCAGATTCATAGACTTCGGGCTGAAGAGTCGGGGATTGGGGAGCTTTGGTCGTGTCGGTTTAATTCGGGACTGTTTGGTGTTGAGTGGGTGCTCTCGAAGAGGGTTTTGGAAGAGTCGGGGTTGGATTTTGTTGTTGTGAGAcctgtggatgaggatgagtga
- a CDS encoding MIF domain protein (predicted protein): protein MVIIQQGVCIRFGISKDPAYLLKVYALPCLIASITNLRCTTMIQSALRDLLQIEPNRGVVLYLPVPEENFATNGVTYMGEIARYERRTDDDDPGILRNISRGLSRRLKSSSTQSAPRSEATTSSWDPETDAQMSISAKGNDSFHSEGSREVEASGQGNTRGSKSLRHFLSRRAQNPTEADDKR, encoded by the coding sequence ATGGTCATCATACAGCAGGGTGTGTGTATTCGCTTTGGTATCTCGAAGGACCCAGCATATTTGTTGAAGGTCTACGCACTCCCATGCCTCATAGCCTCTATCACCAACCTTCGCTGCACCACTATGATCCAGTCAGCTCTGAGGGATCTTCTGCAGATTGAACCCAACCGCGGCGTAGTCCTTTATCTTCCAGTTCCTGAAGAGAACTTTGCGACAAATGGTGTAACTTACATGGGCGAGATCGCACGCTATGAGCGCCGGACCGATGACGATGACCCGGGTATCCTTCGAAATATCTCACGGGGCTTGAGTAGAAGGCTGAAATCAAGCAGCACTCAGAGCGCGCCTCGTTCTGAGGCAACAACCTCTTCATGGGACCCTGAGACCGATGCTCAAATGTCAATATCCGCGAAAGGAAATGATTCTTTCCACAGCGAGGGCTCTCGAGAAGTAGAAGCATCAGGCCAAGGCAACACTAGAGGATCCAAGAGTCTGCGACACTTCCTTTCCCGTCGTGCGCAAAATCCTACTGAAGCAGATGACAAGCGGTAA